From Cryobacterium sp. GrIS_2_6:
GCCATCGGCATCCCCGGTCTCGGCCTCTACCTCGCGGGGCGGGCGCTCGGGATCACGGTCGCGGTCGTCGCCTCCCCCATCGACACGTTCTGGTGGACGATCCCGATCCTGCTGTTCTCCGCGCTCCGCGCCGCGCTCAGCGAGGAGCTCATCGTCGTCGGGTACCTCTTCACCCGGCTCAGGGAGCTCGGCTGGTCGACCTGGACGATCATCACGGCATCCGCACTGCTCCGTGGCAGCTATCACCTGTACCAGGGCATCGGGCCGTTCATCGGCAACGCGGCAATGGGCGTCGTCTTCGGCTGGTGCTACACCCGCTGGGGCCGAACGGCACCGCTCGTCGTGGCGCATACGATCCTCGACGTGGTTTCTTTCGTCGGCTACCCCCTCGCGGTCGCGTGGTGGCCGGCCCTCCTCGCCCCCGCCGCCTAGTTTCCCTTCGCGAAAGCGGCTCTCCTGACGTTACCGTGGGTGGTTTCCGAGCGCCTTAACGAGTGCACGCCGCTCTCCGTCTAGGTTTCTAACTGACAAAGGCAAGAAACACAGGGACGAGAAAACGGCGTGCAAAACTCAACACTATGGCGGACTCTGCTCGGAGTCGACAAAACCATCGTCGAAGCGGTCGATCTCGACGCGGATACGGGCATGCTGGTCGCGTCGGTGCGCCCAACGGCATCGATGCGGAACCGGTGCGGGGCCTGCCGGAAGCGCTGCCCGCGCTACGACGCCGGTGACGGGCGGCGCCGCTGGCGATCCCTGGACGCCGGCTCGGTGCAAATCCACTTAGAAGCTGCGGCGCCGCGGGTGAGCTGCCGGGTGCATGGCGTGACGGTCGCCGCCGTGCCGTGGGCCCGGCATCAGAGCGGGCACACTTTGTTCTTCGATGACCAGGTCGCGTGGCTGGCCACGCAAACATCCAAGTCCGCCATCACCGTGCTGATGCGCATCGCGTGGCGCACCGTGGGCGCGATCATCACCCGGGTTTGGGCAGATACGGAGAAGCAGTTCGACCAGTTCGCGGGCCTCACCCGGATCGGGATTGACGAGATCAGTTACAAGCGCGGCCACAAGTACTTGACCTGCGTCGTGGACCACGATTCTGGCCGTCTCGTCTGGGCGGCACCAGGCCAGGACAAGGCCACCCTCGAGACGTTTTTTGATGCGTTGGGGCCGGAGCGTTCGGCACTGATCACGCATGTTTCCGCGGACGGTGCGGCCTGGATCGCCAGTGTTGTCGCGGAACGAGCGCCGAACGCTGTTCGCTGCGCTGATCCGTTCCACGTCGTGAAATGGGCCACCGAGGCCCTCGATGAAGTCCGCCGGGGCGCGTGGAACGAGGCCCGCAAAGCCGCCCGGCACAACGATGCCCGACGCACTCGCGGCCGGCCCCCAGCCGACGCCCCGGCACGCCCAGACAGCGCCCGGGCGACGGGCATCAAGAACTGCCGATACGCGCTTTGGAAGAACCCGGAAAACCTGACCGAGAAGCAACAAACGAAGCTCGCCTGGATCGTGCAGACCGACCCCCGGCTGGCTCGGGCGTACTACCTGAAGGAAGGCCTCCGTGTGATCTTCAAACTGCCTCTCGAGGAAGCGACCGAAGCTCTCGACAAATGGGTTGGTTGGGCTCGCCGCTGCCGCATCCCGTCCTTCGTGAAACTGCAGAAGAGCATCGTGAAACACCGCACCGCGATCCTGGCCTCCATCGAGCACAGCCTCTCCAACGGCCGCGTCGAATCCATGAACACCAAGATCCGCCTCATGACCCGCATCGCGTTCGGCTTCAAATCACCCGAGGCCCTCATCGCCCTCGCAATGCTCAGCCTCGGCGGGCACAAACCCGTGCTTCCCGGCCGGGACTAACCCACGGAAGAGTCAGGAGAGCCGCGAAAGCGGGTGAATCGTCGGTTTGGGTTAGCCAAAACGACGATTCAACCGCTTTCGCGCTGGGGTGGGGGTGGGGTGCTAGTCGGCGAAGGCCTCGGGCGGCGGGCAGGCGCAGACCAGGTTCCGGTCTCCGAAGGCGTTGTCGATCCTGCGGACCGGCGGCCAGTACTTGCCGCGGATGAGGCTGCGAAGCGGGTAGACCGCGGTCGCGCGGTCGTAGGCGTGCTCCCACTCCCCCTCGATCACGGACTGTGCAGTGTGCGGGGCATTGTGCAGGGGGTTGTCGTCGGCCGGCCAGACGCCGGCGGCGACGGAATCCGCTTCGGCCTTGATCGCGATCATGGCCTCGATGAAGCGGTCGATTTCGCCGAGGTCCTCGCTCTCGGTGGGCTCGACCATGAGCGTGCCCGAGACCGGGAAGCTCATCGTGGGGGCGTGGAAGCCGTAGTCGACGAGGCGCTTGGCGACGTCGTCGACGGTCACGCCCGTCGCGGCGGTCAGCGGGCGCAGGTCGAGGATGCACTCGTGTGCGACGAGCCCGTTCTCCCCTGAGTAGAGCAACGGGTAGGCGCCCTCGAGCCCCTTCGCGACGTAGTTGGCGGCGAGCACCGCAGCGCCGGTGGCCTGCTTGAGGCCGTCTGCGCCCATCATGCGCACGTACGCCCACGAGATCGGTAGGATGCCCGGGCTCCCGTACGGTGCTGCAGAGACCGGGCCGCCGCCGTGCACGACAGTACCGACCGCGATGCCGGTCGCGATGCCGGTTGCGCGCACAGTGGCGGTTGCGCCCCCGTCGGCGCCGCTGCGCAGGTAGTGCTCCGCGTCCTGGGCGAGCGGGTGGCCCGGCAGGAACGGCGCAAGGTGCGCCTTGGCCGCGACCGGGCCGACACCGGGTCCGCCGCCGCCGTGCGGGATGCAGAAGGTCTTGTGCAGGTTGAGGTGCGACACGTCGCCGCCGAAGTCGCCGTACCGGGCGAAGCCGAGCAGGGCGTTGAGGTTGGCGCCGTCGACGTAGACCTGCCCGCCGGCCGCGTGCACGGCCTGGCAGATGGTGCCGACCTCGTGCTCGTAGACACCGTGCGTCGAGGGGTAGGTGATCATGAGCGCGGCGAGGCTGTCGGCGTGCTCGGCGATCTTCGCGCGGAGGTCCTCGAGGTCGACGTTGCCGAGCTCGTCGCAGGCGACGACGACGACCTTCATCCCGGCGAGCACTGCGGATGCCGCGTTCGTGCCGTGCGCGCTCGACGGGATCAGGCAGACGGTGCGTTCGGCGTCGCCGTTGGCCAAGTGGTAGCCGCGGATGGCGAGCAGCCCGGACAGTTCGCCCTGGCTCCCCGCGTTCGGCTGGAGCGACACCGAGTCGTACCCCGTGACATCCGTCAGCCAGGTCTCGAGCTGCCGGATGAGTTCGAGGTAGCCCTCGACGTCGTCGCGCGGGGCGAAGGGGTGGATGCTGCTGAACTCGGGCCAGCTGACGGCCTCCATCTCGGTCGCGGCGTTGAGCTTCATGGTGCAGGAGCCGAGCGGGATCATGCCGCGGTCGAGCGCGTAATCGTAGTCGGCGAGTCGCTTCAGGTAGCGCATCATGCTCGTCTCGGAGCGGTGCGTGTTGAAGACGGGGTGCTCGAGGTACGTGGTGGTGCGGGCGAGCTCCTCGGGGAGCCCGGTGACGGATGCCTCGAGGTCGACGTGTCCGAAGGCATCCGTGCCGCCGAAGGCACCGAGCACTGCGGCGAGGTCGCTCCGGGTGGTGGTCTCGTCGACACTGATGCCGATCGTGTCGCAGTCGACCTGGTAGAGGTTGACACCGGCGCCCGAGGCGCGGGCGACGATCTCGGCGGCACGGGACGGTATCGAGACCCGCACGGTGTCGAAGAAGGTGTCGTTCAGCACCGTCGCGTCGGCGGCGCGAAGCGCGGCGACGAGCCGCCCGGCGTTCTCGTGCACCCCGCGGGCGATCTGGCGGAGCCCGTCCGGGCCGTGGTAGACCGCGTACATGCCCGCCATCACGGCGAGGAGCACCTGGGCGGTGCAGATGTTCGAGGTCGCCTTGTCCCGGCGGATGTGCTGCTCGCGTACCTGGAGCGAAAGGCGGTATGCCGGGTGGCCGGTCGCGTCGACGCTCACGCCGACGAGGCGCCCGGGCATCTGGCGTTCGAGGCCCTTGCGGACAGCAAGGTAGCCGGCGTGCGGACCGCCGAAGCCCATCGGAACGCCGAAGCGCTGGCTCGTGCCGACGGCCACGTCAGCGCCGAGTTCGCCGGGCGACATGATCAGGGTGAGCGCAAGCAGGTCGGCGGCGACCACGGCGAGAGCGCCCTGGGCGTGTGCGGCCTCGATCACGGCGGCGGGATTCCAGACCCTGCCGGTCGCGCCGGGATACTGCACGAACACGCCGAAGTAGTCGCCGAGCCCGGCGGAGGCATCGGCGTCACCGGCGGCGGAGGGCTCCGCGACGGCGCCGAGCGTGCCGAAGTCGGTCTCCTCGAGCTCGATCCCGAGCGCGGCGGCCCGGTTCGCGAGCAGTGCCTTCGTCTGCGGGAGCGCGTCGGCGTCGACGAGGAACCGGTGCGACGGCGACTTCGAGCCGCGCCGGGCGAGGAGCATGCCCTCGACGACGGCTGTCGACTCGTCGAGCATCGACGCGTTCGCGGTTTGCAGACCGGTCAGGTCGGCGATCATCGTCTGGAAGTTGATCAGCGCCTCGAGCCGGCCCTGGGAGATCTCGGGCTGGTAAGGGGTGTACGCCGTGTACCAGCTCGGGTTCTCGAGGACATTGCGCTTGATCACGGCCGGCGTGATCGTGTCGTAGTAGCCGAGCCCGATCATCGAGCGCTGCACGGTGTTGCGGCCGGCGAGGGCGCGCAGCTCCGCGAGCGCCTCGCGCTCGCTCGCTGCGGGCGGAAGCAGGGTGTCCGACTCCGACCGGAACGCGTCGACGTGGATCGAGGCGGGAACGGCAGCGGCCACGAGGGCGTTGACGGACTCGTAGCCGAGGCGGGCCAGCATCGTGGCCTGCGCCGCGGGATCCGTGCCGATGTGCCGCTCGGTGAACGGGCGCTCGGTGGCCTGGGCTGAGGCCTGGACGGTCAGGGTGGGACTGAGGTGCTTGGTCATCTGGCGCTGCCTGCTTCCTGGGAGCTTATTCGCCGGTGAGGGCGGAGTATTCAACGTGGCTGAGGAGGGGCGGCAGCTCGAGGAACGTGACCTTGATCAGCCAGCCCTCTCCGAACGGGTCGCTGTTGACGAGCTCGGGGCTGTCGACGACACCGTCGTTGGTGGCCGTGACCGTGCCACTGACCGGCGCGAAGAGCTCGCCGACCGATTTGGTGGACTCGATCTCGCCGACGATCGAGCCGGCGATGACGCCCGTTCCGACGGCGGGCAGCTCGACGAAGACGACGTCGCCGAGCTTCTCTGCCGCGTACGCCGTGATTCCGACGGTTGCGGTGTCGCCCTCGATGAGGACCCACTCGTGTTCTGCGGTGTACTGGAGGGTGGCCTGGTCGGTCATGGGGTGTCCTTTCGGCGGAACAACGGGCAGTGCGTGCTGGTTTGGGGGGGTGCCGGCGAGAATCGCCGACGGGAGTACGTGGGCGGATGCCCCGGGGGTCAGGGCTTGCGGGAGTAGAACGGGAGCGCGGTCACGGTCGCCGGGATGCGCGTGCCGCGCACGTCGACGAAGACCTCGGTGCCGAGCCGGGCGATCGACGGCGAGACGTACGCCATCATGACCGGATGTCCCAGGGTCGGGGACAGGG
This genomic window contains:
- a CDS encoding ISL3 family transposase; translated protein: MQNSTLWRTLLGVDKTIVEAVDLDADTGMLVASVRPTASMRNRCGACRKRCPRYDAGDGRRRWRSLDAGSVQIHLEAAAPRVSCRVHGVTVAAVPWARHQSGHTLFFDDQVAWLATQTSKSAITVLMRIAWRTVGAIITRVWADTEKQFDQFAGLTRIGIDEISYKRGHKYLTCVVDHDSGRLVWAAPGQDKATLETFFDALGPERSALITHVSADGAAWIASVVAERAPNAVRCADPFHVVKWATEALDEVRRGAWNEARKAARHNDARRTRGRPPADAPARPDSARATGIKNCRYALWKNPENLTEKQQTKLAWIVQTDPRLARAYYLKEGLRVIFKLPLEEATEALDKWVGWARRCRIPSFVKLQKSIVKHRTAILASIEHSLSNGRVESMNTKIRLMTRIAFGFKSPEALIALAMLSLGGHKPVLPGRD
- a CDS encoding CPBP family intramembrane glutamic endopeptidase; this translates as MDSSGVVPEGTRGVNRARLAWEVVIVLGLSLGASAVYSIVSIIARLTDRTPLGNQSTTINGSQSTREWLDFTYQFLGIFFELFAVALVLYLLWRPGSSSFRRLGLDLTRPRRDLAGGVLLVLAIGIPGLGLYLAGRALGITVAVVASPIDTFWWTIPILLFSALRAALSEELIVVGYLFTRLRELGWSTWTIITASALLRGSYHLYQGIGPFIGNAAMGVVFGWCYTRWGRTAPLVVAHTILDVVSFVGYPLAVAWWPALLAPAA
- the gcvH gene encoding glycine cleavage system protein GcvH, whose amino-acid sequence is MTDQATLQYTAEHEWVLIEGDTATVGITAYAAEKLGDVVFVELPAVGTGVIAGSIVGEIESTKSVGELFAPVSGTVTATNDGVVDSPELVNSDPFGEGWLIKVTFLELPPLLSHVEYSALTGE
- the gcvP gene encoding aminomethyl-transferring glycine dehydrogenase, yielding MTKHLSPTLTVQASAQATERPFTERHIGTDPAAQATMLARLGYESVNALVAAAVPASIHVDAFRSESDTLLPPAASEREALAELRALAGRNTVQRSMIGLGYYDTITPAVIKRNVLENPSWYTAYTPYQPEISQGRLEALINFQTMIADLTGLQTANASMLDESTAVVEGMLLARRGSKSPSHRFLVDADALPQTKALLANRAAALGIELEETDFGTLGAVAEPSAAGDADASAGLGDYFGVFVQYPGATGRVWNPAAVIEAAHAQGALAVVAADLLALTLIMSPGELGADVAVGTSQRFGVPMGFGGPHAGYLAVRKGLERQMPGRLVGVSVDATGHPAYRLSLQVREQHIRRDKATSNICTAQVLLAVMAGMYAVYHGPDGLRQIARGVHENAGRLVAALRAADATVLNDTFFDTVRVSIPSRAAEIVARASGAGVNLYQVDCDTIGISVDETTTRSDLAAVLGAFGGTDAFGHVDLEASVTGLPEELARTTTYLEHPVFNTHRSETSMMRYLKRLADYDYALDRGMIPLGSCTMKLNAATEMEAVSWPEFSSIHPFAPRDDVEGYLELIRQLETWLTDVTGYDSVSLQPNAGSQGELSGLLAIRGYHLANGDAERTVCLIPSSAHGTNAASAVLAGMKVVVVACDELGNVDLEDLRAKIAEHADSLAALMITYPSTHGVYEHEVGTICQAVHAAGGQVYVDGANLNALLGFARYGDFGGDVSHLNLHKTFCIPHGGGGPGVGPVAAKAHLAPFLPGHPLAQDAEHYLRSGADGGATATVRATGIATGIAVGTVVHGGGPVSAAPYGSPGILPISWAYVRMMGADGLKQATGAAVLAANYVAKGLEGAYPLLYSGENGLVAHECILDLRPLTAATGVTVDDVAKRLVDYGFHAPTMSFPVSGTLMVEPTESEDLGEIDRFIEAMIAIKAEADSVAAGVWPADDNPLHNAPHTAQSVIEGEWEHAYDRATAVYPLRSLIRGKYWPPVRRIDNAFGDRNLVCACPPPEAFAD